The DNA region CTGTGGAATGTGAGATCTGCCCAGATTCCTGGGACACTGGTGGAGTGAAGGCAAAAAGagccaccatccccacccccacaggATTCGCGCCCCGGGAGCCCTAGAAGTTCACTGGATCTCTTTACGGGCCTTCTGGGGGCGGGGTGGCGTGAGCAACTCCTAGGACCCCTGCCTGCTTTGACCAGAGGAATGCCACtcttttgtttattcttgcctcttGCTCGTAAAATATTgtcgggtgggggagggggagaaaaggtTTGGGAATTCAGATTTCAGAGGATCTTTACAGTCTCCTTCtctagaaaatgagcaaaagatagcggtgtggggcttccctggtggcgcagtggttgagagtccgcctgccgatgcaggggacacgggttcgtgtcccagtccgggaggatcccacatgccgcggagcggctgggcccgtgagccatggccgctgagcctgcgcgtccggagcctgtgctccgcgggagaggccacaacagtgagaggcccgcgtaccgcaaaaaacaaaacaaaacaaaacacaaaacaaacaaacaaaaagatagtGGTGTGTGTTTCTCTTAACAGATTACCTATCGCAGTATAATCTAAAAAGCTAAACTTAGCACCTTACATGCAGCGGTTATATCAATAAATTAACAAGCTCAGCGTGGCCTTAAGCTGCAAAGATGAAGACTAAATTCCTGAAATTCATTCCTGACACGTTTTATCAAGACACTGACTGGCTCACCTGTTAGGAAGATTTTAATTAACAGTTTAAATAAGTGGCTCTAAGTTTCTAGGTACTAAATTTTACTCAGTTACCTGTAGGAAGACCATATGCCCTAATTTGCCTGGGAGAGTCTCAGTTTATACCAGTTATCCTAATGCAGTTACTAATAGGGACTCTGTCACTGAGAAGCACCGTAGTGTGGATAAAATATATGGTCACCCACTAACCAGGAGATCACCAGTCTCTGTGGTTGTGCGTCATGATTCTTGTGGTTATTACATTAATTATTATAGCGGAACGCCCTTTCATTGAGTTCAGGCTCCTAAGTCTTAAGAATGTTGGTTGTGAATATTTCAAGGGCTATTTTATCATAGAAGGAAACATGAACCCAAAGCCCTGACATGGGGGAAGCTACTATCCCATCTTACTGTCTGAGCTTTCCAGTAAATCCCTGTGAAAGTCTTTTCTAGGTGAGAAGGGCAAGAGGAGACCTAGAATATGAAGTAGGTGCCTTTCAGCTGTGAGGCCAGAAAGAGGCCTCTTGATACCAGGAGGGAGGGTTGGCGAGTCTGAGAAGTGAGAGGGAGTCAGTGGGGAGATGCCTCATTCTGGCCCATCCCATTTCCACGACGCTTCTGGGAAGACGTTATCTGAAGCTGGCACTCCTTCTGTGGAGGAGAGGatccttgtttggtttttaaatgcTGGCTTGTATTGGGTGTGGTTGGCCACTTGGGCTTCTGGAATATCCTAAAATTATGTACTTGCCCTTTTTTACGTTCTTCAGGGAAATTAAAGCGGGTGCTTTACTCTTGCCCTGAAATTTTCACCATGCGTCAGCGGGACATTGAGAGCATCGTCGGGGTTCTCAAGGAGAAGTGCCTTTTCACGGTAAAGCAAGTCACCGAGATTTTGCACAGATGCCCCTGTGTTCTTCGGGAGGACCCTGGTGAACTGGAATACAAATTCCAGGTGAGAATTCCTGGTGGCGTGATTAGTAACAGCAAGTTTTCGAGTGTAGTCAGGGTTAGCTGACTCGCGGGGGCGAGTGGATGAGGTGAAAGGCCTAGACCCTCTCTGCTTGCACCAGCCAAAGAGAGTTCGGTTTTAATTCTTCACTTCTTTACTACAGGTAAAAAAACctcttttgcaacttttctgccATTAATAACGGATGACCCAGGTCTATTCTTAGAATCCTAATGAGGCCTCTGCTtaaaatacttaatttaaaaatagctagAACCTTCCTATCTTTAGAACCTATTTTGCATGTTGATCTTAGAAACATAATTGTGAAGGGTGTCCTAATTTTTTGGTAACAATTATGATGGCTTAGGTCAAATCCTAgatgttttctgaattttttgcctattttttccaTACTCATAGTTTTCATTACCCCatgaagaaaaatagaacttaatttctccctcctgccctttaTTTTCTGCTGCATTTTTCTCGATATGAatttgaaaatgctttgaaagCCATCACGCAGGTGTCGGGATCGTAGTGTTCTGCCATCGCTAGTGAGGCAGGCCTCTCCCAGTGCTTTTGGACAGTTCAGTTCACTGCGCCTTAGGAGCCTACAAAGCTTTCTGCAGCTGCACTTCCTAACCATGCTGTGTCTCCAGTATGCCTATTTCAGGATGGGGATTAAACATGTGGACGTGGTGAAGACCGACTTCCTGCAGTACTCCATGACCAAGACCAAGGAGAGGCACGTGTTCCTGGAGCGCCTGGGCCGGTACCAGACCCCCGACAAGAAGGGGCAGACGCTGGTCCCCAACCCTTTACTCAAGGACATCCTCAGGGTTTCAGAAGCTGAGTTTCTGGCCAAGACAGCCTGTTCTTCTGCtgaggagtttggggtttttaagGAACTCTTGGCccgggaggaggaggagtctgaGGGCCGAATGGCTGATGCCGGAAGCCCGGAGGAGGAGGCGGGGCCGTGACGGACGGACTGGAGTGCAGAGAAGCCCAGACGGATCGGAGGGTACTGTAGTTTCCTCAAGGCTTTTGGGAACTTCACTTGGATTTTCTCAggttatttttcattctcaaacTGGTCTTTTGATAAAAAATTAATTGGAAATCACCTGAGAAGTAGACTAAGAAGCAGATGCATTGGTTTGATCTGCCATCAGGTTCAGGGGGGAGGGCCCTGTTCCATCCTGAGTAAAAGGCTGACTTTGAGCCTCTAGATCGTGGGGGGGCTCGACACATCGACGTTCGGTCTTACTTTTTCTCTCCCATCTGTGTTGGTGACAGTCCCGTGACAGTGGGGGATGTTTCTTCTGGTTCAGGAGTCATTTTACATCCTCCTCGTGACAAAGACAGAGTTCTGAGAAGACAGCGAGCTTTTAGGTTATCACAGCactttattttatgaaaacaagGAACAGGTTTTCCACAAAAATACTCAGGTTTTCAGTTCAAAAATAGCTTATGGTTTCGTAATTGCAGTCATTGTACAGCAGAGTAAAAGGAAGTTGATTAGTGATGTATGGTTTTGTTCTGCACAGCTTCTTAACGCCAGCAACGCGGGGAGGGCGCTTTTTGCATCTTTGTGAAGAGCAGGCCCTGACTCTGACCACCGGCGGAGTTTGCTTTCACGCCAGCTCAGGCCCAGGGGGTTGCGTCCAGGCCTGACGTCTCTGGCGTCCGTGGAGTTCTGACCTGGAGCCAGGGCCACAGGTCTGGGCTTGGTTTCATTTCAGGGAGCTCTCCGTGACACCAGAGGTGGTGGAAGGCCCCTTGGGGAGGCCAGTGGGTCTGAGGAGTGACTTGAAGAGTTGGGGTTGGGGAATGGGCTTGGATGTAAGCCAGGGGTCATCTCTGAGGTAGAGGTACAGCCCTGATGGCGTGAGCTCTGCGAGGGATGGGAAGATGGGTGATTCCTAGAAGGTTCTGGAGATTCCTTTCTTGGGGGAGCTGGCACAGGATTGATGCTGCAGAAGACATTTTTGGTGATGTGCCCAAAACTCAGGTCTTTACAGCATTTTAACAGCTACACACGAGACTCCTGGTGCTTGGCCTCGCTTTTCTTGCAGAGACCACGTAAGTCCTGGCAGGTGGCGGTTCTCACCTGGGGGTGATCTTGACAACAGGGAACACCTAGCAACATCTGGGGACATTTCCCATCTGGTTGTTAGGACCAGGAGGGTGTGCAGTTGGGGTCTAGTGGGGTCTAGTAGGTCGAGGCCAGGGCTGCTTCTAAACATCCTACGGTCACAGGACAGGCCCACGACAGGGTGAGCCAGCCCAAAGACAGCAGTGCCACGGCTCAGACACTGCTCTCAGGCCCCATTTAGCAAAACGCGACCGTGTTGATTCGTGAGGACTTAAGGTTTTAAATGGGCttacatttgtttctcttttatttaaaagtaaagtaaACAGCTGATTTTTAAAGAGAGTTCCTGTCTCCTCTGTACTGGGGTTCTCTTGGTAGGTTTGAGCTGTGTTTTATTGCGGGTTCCTTTCTCCTCTGTACTGGGGTTCTCTTGGTAGGTTTGAGCTGTGTTTTACTGCGGGTAGATTTGAGCTGTGTTTTATTGCGGGTAGGTTTGAGCTGTGTTTTATTGTGGGTTCCTTGCTCCTCTGTACTGGGGTTCTCTTGGTAGGTTTGAGCTGTGTTTCATTGCGGGTAGGTTTGAGCTGTGTTTTATTGCGGGTAGGTTTGAGCTGCATTTACTGAGGAGTAGATGCTTTTGCTTTCTCCAGGCTCATATTCGAGCATGACTGCAAAGAGAAAGACTTTGTTTTGCAAAAGCACAGTAGCTCAGTGAGTCCCTCCACACGTGGGTCCGACATCAGGGGCAGTTGTTGGCCAGTGGCAGGAGTTCCAGCCCAGGGAAGGTGCTGGAGGTTGGCTGACACCGGGTGGAGCCCTTGCCTGTTGGTGTGGCTGGTGGGTGAGCAGCAGGGTGCCGCATAGCTTTCCTCATTTGCACCCGTGTCAGTCCTTGTGCAAGGGGAAAAGGGAGGTTTTGTCTTTACTGTCTTTCTTAGCCATGGGCAGAATGATTTGAAAGTAAAgagatttcatttttcatttactcTTGTGTTTTGTGGTCTCCGGGTGGCCGGCACGATCCCTGGAGCCTAGGGTGTTGCTCTTGTGCCCCCCAGTCGGGACTAACAGAATCTTAAATCTAAGCTCGATTACGTGGTTAGTTGATCCAAGTTTTGATTAGCACAAGGCTAACTCGGCAACTCAGGATCGCTCGTTTCTTTTCGACACAGAAATGTGTATGCCCCTGGCAATGTTTTGATTccatttttgcaaattttttgGGGTGGACCTTGAGTATCTCCAAGGAAGACGTTAGAGTTTTAAGAAGGAGCCGTGTGGAAAAAAGCAGTGGCTCATTTGTAATGTTTCAAGGATGAATTATAATTCCTTTAGCATCAGGAAGTCTTCTACTAGATGTTTAACTTATAAAACATCAAAATGGGTTAATCATAAGAAAACACAGCACCAAGCTCAGGATTCAGTAGACTGTTTCTTGTAGAAACAAGGGCTTCTAAGTTACAGACTGGAGCACGTTACATTTGCCTCGTGGCTGAGGGGCTTGAGGTTATTAACATGGCAGTAGAGGGTTTCGTCTTCTTTCCAGTGATATCACTTGATCTTGCTGTTTGCTCGTGACGCCGTAGCCTACACAGATGCACAGTGACAGGTCCCAGTGCCACAGCACAGGTCAGCAGTACGTGTTTATGTATGTGGTTTTCTCTCGATTCTCCCAGTGTCAGAGCCCCTGGACTGCACTCAGCCGTCTTCTCCAGGTGGGCCTTGGAGACTGGGGACCTTCTGGAGTACAGTAGAGACTTCTCGAAATGACTGTTCCTCCTTGCTGAAAATGACAGAATGCATAATACACAGACATATGCACacaaaactttaataaaaataaaaagcctaaaatataactctgtaaaaaatttttttttataaaagatgaAAGGAAGAGCCCCTTTCTGTGGCTGTGGTGCTGACTCAGGGCAGAGTCAGTGGAAGATGCACGGGGGCCTGAGTTCCAGTCTGGGTCAGCTGCTAAAATGTTCAGCACACTAGAGGTGGGGTTGGCTTCTTTGGTTTTCAGCTCATTTGCAGGGAGAAGCAAGCGCTGCTTAGAAGCGTGCTAGAGAG from Lagenorhynchus albirostris chromosome 6, mLagAlb1.1, whole genome shotgun sequence includes:
- the MTERF4 gene encoding transcription termination factor 4, mitochondrial codes for the protein MAALGRQVLDGHHLIPLTWSLIARQTTRLGGQKRTTAFLLRKLTTVSGGGGLGESPSVEPQKYAQEPEHRTGLTQCLLEKQRTAVEREKVVSSLLDMGFSDVHVNELLSIQPGTHPQQLLDIISELILLGLNPEPVCVALKKSPQLLKLPVMHMKKRSSYLRKLGLGEGKLKRVLYSCPEIFTMRQRDIESIVGVLKEKCLFTVKQVTEILHRCPCVLREDPGELEYKFQYAYFRMGIKHVDVVKTDFLQYSMTKTKERHVFLERLGRYQTPDKKGQTLVPNPLLKDILRVSEAEFLAKTACSSAEEFGVFKELLAREEEESEGRMADAGSPEEEAGP